CAGCAGGTCGCGGCCGGGCTGGGCATGGATGCCTTCGAAGGCATCGGGCGAAGCCACCACCGGCTTGGCCAGGGCCATGGCTTCCAGCACCTTGTTCTGGATGCCTCGGGCGATGCGCAGCGGCGCGACCGCCACCGAGGCATGCGCCAGATAGGGCCGCACATCCGGCACAGATCCCGTGACATGCACCCCCGGCAACTCGGCCAGGGCACGCACGGCAGGGGCCGGACTGGCGCCGACGATGAAGAACTCCGGCGCCCGGCCCGGCATGGCCCGAAGGCGCGGCATCACCTCCCGCGCGAACCAGCTGACGGCTTCCACATTCGGCCGGTAGTCCATGGTTCCGGTGAAGACCGCCACGGGCGCATCGGAGGTATAGGGATTGGGATAGCTGCGGCCGGCGTCGAACACCGTCATGTCCACGCCATTCTCGACCCAGTCGAGATGAGGCGCCGTCTCCGGCGCCAGCTCGGCGAAGCGCGCGGCCTCCTGGCGGGAGACGAACAGGCAGCGGTCGAAGCTCACTGCCGCCCGGCGCTCGAAGCTCAGGAGGGTGCGCGCCTCACGGGACCAGACCTGGCGCATCGGCGCATGGGCGTCATTGGCATAGGCGCGCCATTTCTCGGAATCGACATCCACCATGTCCAGCACCCGGCGCATGCCCGGACGCCGGGCGGCGGGGCCGGAGACATAAGGCGCCATCGCCGCGGAATAGGCGAAGATGGCATCGTAGCGGTTGGCGGAAAGGCCCTGGTCCACCCAGGCCTTCAGCCCCGGGCTGTGGAACCAGCCGAGCGTCAGCGGTGCGCCCGGCCGGCAATGGAGCAGCGCGCGCGCGGCTGCCTGCCAGCGCGGGCCGGTGGGCTCTCCGC
This genomic window from Roseomonas marmotae contains:
- a CDS encoding TIGR03087 family PEP-CTERM/XrtA system glycosyltransferase — protein: MRRLLFLCHRIPYPPVKGDKIRAWHMLEQLSRSWEVDLGCLVDDPADMEHLPALRSHCAEVRGEPTGPRWQAAARALLHCRPGAPLTLGWFHSPGLKAWVDQGLSANRYDAIFAYSAAMAPYVSGPAARRPGMRRVLDMVDVDSEKWRAYANDAHAPMRQVWSREARTLLSFERRAAVSFDRCLFVSRQEAARFAELAPETAPHLDWVENGVDMTVFDAGRSYPNPYTSDAPVAVFTGTMDYRPNVEAVSWFAREVMPRLRAMPGRAPEFFIVGASPAPAVRALAELPGVHVTGSVPDVRPYLAHASVAVAPLRIARGIQNKVLEAMALAKPVVASPDAFEGIHAQPGRDLLVGDGAAETARLVAEVLAGAHPGLGAAALRAVRAGHDWAATLRKLDTIMDPGAKPAPFGLSAVA